The Stigmatella aurantiaca genome segment GATGGTGGGCTCGGTGGAGAACTCCTCCTCCAGCTCCTCGGTGTACAGCTCGCGCATGAAGGCGGCCAGGTGCCCGGTGGTGCCGGGCAGCCGGTGCTTCACGAGGAAGTCCTCGATGGCCAGCTGCAGCTCGCCCGCGGTGCCGAAGCGCTCGTCGCGGTTGCGCGCCAGCGCCTTGAGCACCACCGCGTCCAGCGCCTTGGGGATGCCGGGCGTCACCTCCGAGGGGGCCACCACCTTGGTGCCCACCACGGCCTTGAGCGTGGCCAGCTCCGACTCGCGCTTGAACAGGCGCGTCTGCGTCAGCAGCTCGTAGAACACCGTGCCCAGGCCGAACACGTCCGAGCGGTGATCCAACGGCTCACCCCGGGCCTGCTCCGGGGACATGTACGCGTGCTTGCCCTTGATGGTGCCCACCACCGTCTGCGCGAGCTTGCCGGCCGCCTTGGCCACCCCGAAGTCGATGATCTTCACGCTGCCGTTGAAGCCCACCAGCACGTTCTGCGGCGACACGTCCCGGTGAATCAGCGACAGCTTGCGCCCCGACGGGCTGCGCGCGTGGTGGGCGGCATCCAGGCCCGCCGCCGCGTCGGCGATGACGCGGCACTTGAGCTCCAGCGGCATGTGGCCCTTGCGCTGGACCGCCCGCTTGTTCACCTCGGCGATGGCCTCGCCGTGCACGTACTCCATGGCGATGAAGTAGATGCCGTCCACCTCTCCCAGCTCGTAGATCTGGGCGATGTTCGGGTGGTTGAGGAGCGCCGCGATGCGCGCCTCGTCCAGGAACATCTGGATGAACTCCTCCTCCTCGGACAGGTGGGGCAGGAGCCGCTTCACCACCAGCAACTTCTGGAAGCCCACCGGCCCCTTCTGGCGGGCCAGAAACACCTGTCCCATGCCGCCCGAGGCGATTTTTCTCAGAAACTCGTATCGCCCGAAGGTCTCCACGTCATCGGGACGATACCTGCGGGGCCCCCGCCAGCGGAAGCCCGCCGGCGGGGATTTTCCCGGTGTCTCAGAGACCCTGGCAGACGCTCCGGTAGCGGATCTGGATGTTCTGCCCCGTCTGGGGCACCGCGCCCTGCCGGAAGACGACCGCGTTGCGCGCGCCGTCATAGGTCCACTGCGACGGATCCAACGTCCGGCCCTGCACGCGCACCGTCATCGCGTCCGTGGTGGAGGGCTGGGCGGTCAGGGTGAAGTCCGCCTGAGGCTCGCCCGCGCGGCGGATGAGGCGCTCCAGGAAGGACTCGTAGCTGCCCTGGCACACCGAGCCCACCGCGCCGCCCGTGGCCTGGGCCACCTCGGCGAAGCGTGCCCCCGAGTCCCCGGCCGTGCTGCAGCTGCCGTCGGTGGGCACCAGCGCGTAGAACTGGGTGCGGTGGGTCATCCCCGGCCCCTTCATCGCCTGGAGGAACTGGATGTAGCTGTCCGGGGCGAAGCCGGAGTGGTCGTCCTCGTCGGCGAGCGTCACCACCGCCAGCCGGGCCGTGTCGCGCAGCAGCCCCAGGTTGCCGTCGTTGGGCTGCGGGGTGCGCACGTCATCCACGCTGTCCACCAGCGGCGAGGAGAGCGCCTGCCGCGTCGTCTCCAGGCCCTGCACCAGGTTGTGGCACACGCCCACCTCCACGTTGGACTGGAGCGTCTGGGCCGCGGTGGGCGAGGTGCTGCTCACCACGCGCGAGCGGCTGCCGTCCACCGGGAAGAGCCGGCCCGCCTCACCGCCCTGCGCGCCGCCGCCACACGTGGCGCCCCGGGCGACGAGGCCCGTGCTGGTGACGCCGGCGCGCACATCCACGCCCTGCTGCCGGGCGTGCTCCAGCCAGCCGGGCAGCGCCGCCTTCAGCCGCTGCTGGTAGGGCTGCATGGTCGTCGTGTTGGAGACCACGAAGAGCACGTCCAGCTGGCTGTCGGTGCCCTGCGTGAACTGGTCGAGCTGGAGGCCCTCGTGGTTCGTCTCGGCCAGCAGCGGCACGAGCAGCGGGTTCGGCTCGGAGTCGGTGCGCAGGAACAGCGGGCTGAAGTGCTGGCCGAGCACGGTGCGCGAGTACGTCACCTCCAGCTCGAAGCCCTCGCCCGGGGCGAGCGTGCGCGGCGCCGTGAGCGGGTTGGCCAGCTGGAACTGGGTGCTCGTGCCCGCGCCGATCTCCGCCGAGGTGACGGTGATGGGCTGGTAGCACCGGTTGGAGATGAGCGTGCGGCGCGGCTGCGTCTGGCAGTCGTACCGGATGGGCCCGAAGTCCACGAAGGACGGCGCGGCCACCAGGCAGCTCGTCTCGGACACGCCCCGCAGGGGCAGCGTCACCGTGGGCTGCGAGGGGTTGTTCACCGTGATTTTCAGCTCGCCCGCGTAGGTGCCCGCCGCGGGCGGCCGGAAGGCGATCTGGGCGCTGAAGGCCGTGTCGTAGGCGAGGATGCCGCCGTCGATGCGCCCGCCGGGCATGTAGAAGGCCCCGTTGGCGCTGTTGGAGACGTGGATGTCCTTCACCGCGCACTCGGCGCGGTTGGGGTTGCCGATGCGGAAGCCCAGCACCGCGCCCCGTCCGGGCACCACGTTGCCGAAGTCCAGCGCCGGCTGCGGCGTGAGCTCGAAGACGCACGGGCCGCTCACCCGCGCCCGCCCCGTGAGGACGATGGTGCGCTCCGGGGTGAACGGATCGCTGGAGAGCAGCGTGAGCGTGGCGCTGTGGTTGCCATCCAGCGTGGGCTCGAAGAAGACCTGGATGTCGAGCGCGTCGGTGCCCGGGGCGATGGGGACGTCACCCGCCTGCAGGTCCGGCCAGGCGCCGCCCGTCCACGGGTACGTCTGGGTGCCGCGCGTGGGCACGTTCACGCTGAAGTTGCCCGCGCCCCCGCCGGCGCGCACGCCGCGGAAGAGCAGGTTGCCGTTGGTGCCGCCGTTGGTGATGCGGATGGTTTTGCCCAGCTTGCCGCCCACGGGCAGCTCGCCGAAGTCCAGGGCCACCGGGGCCACGGCCAGCGTGGGCTGGCCGCCGCGCGCATCCAGCATGACGTCCGTCTTGCGCGCCTTGTCCGAGGCGTAGTTCACCGTGAGGTTGGCCACCTTGGGGCCCGAGGCGCGGGCGGCGAACTCCATCCGCACGTCCACCGCCTCGCCCGGCTGCACCGCGCGGCCATCCAGCTGCGTCATGGTGCTGAAGGAGACGTCGCTCGTGTTGAGCGCGGAGATGGTGACGGGCCGCCAGGTGATGTTGCGCGCCCGGGCCACCGTCTCCGTGCGCTCGTGCACGGGAATGGGGGCGAAGGGCACCGGCGTGGGCTCGAACACGAAGGCGCTCGCCACGGAGTGGCCCGCCAGGTCCGCCGTGGACGGGGTGCACCCGTCACACGAGCGCACCTCCACGCGGGCCCCCATCTTCCCCAGCTCGCGCGGCAGGTACTTGGCGCTCACCTGCTGGGTGCTGTGGGGGGGAATGGTGATGGTGTCCGTGGAGAAGGTGCCCGCGTACTCGCCGCCCAGCGTCACCGTGAGGGGCAGGTCCACCGGGTTGGTGATGGTGAGCGACAGCGTCCGGTCGCTGTCCACCTCCAGCGTCTCGAAGTCGAGCACCGGCGGCTGGATGCCCACCTGCGTGGGGGCGCCCATGCCCAGGATGCGCACGGTGTGCTCGTTGCCCGTGTTGGCGTCCGTGGCCACGCGCACCCGCTCTTCGATGCTGCCCTCGCGCAGCGGGTGGAAGCGCACCTTCACCGGCAGGGACTCGCCGGGCATCACCCGGCCGCCGCCGTTGGTCAGCTCCACCTGGTACGAGGGGTTGCCCTCCAAGGCCAGCGCTTCCAGGGCGGAGAAGGGCACATAGCCCACGTTGCGGATGAGCACCTCCCGCTCCCGCCACTCCCCGACGGGAACTTCGCCGAAATCGAGCGCTTCCGTGTCGACCACCGCGGCGGCTTCCACCGCCCGCGTGCGTCCCGGCTCGTGGCACGCCGCCATGGCCGCCACTGTCGCCAGCCCCAGGACCCGTCCCCAGCCCCACCCCTGACCCATGTCCGTCCCGCCCTTGTCCGTGTCCATGCCCCCAGGAGGGGGCTCTTCCGGGAACTTCTGCTTTCAAGGACCGTACCAGCCCCCTTGGATCGTCAAATCAAGGGTTTACACGGGTGGGGTGGAAGGCCAGTGCCCTGGGGGGTGAAAGACTTTTCCTCACGCGCCTCGGATCAGGGGCAGATCAGCGGATGAAGTGTTCCAATGCGCGCGCCACGGCCTCGGGCTGCTCCATGTGGACGTGGTGGCCCCCGGACAGGGTGAGCGGGGGCGGGGAGCGCAGGGCGGCCAGCCGGGCGCGCGTCTGCGGATCCTCGAAGGACAGGCCGTGGCTGCCGTGGAGCAGCTGCACCGGGCAGGTGATGGCGCCCAGGATGGCGAGCCACTGGGCCTCGTCGAAGCCGTGGCCGAAGCGCCGGCGGTGCAGCGGATCAAACCGGAAGACGACGCCCCCTTCCAAGGGCTCCGTGCCGTAGCGCGCGAGGTGCAGCGAGGCGGCCTCGGTGAGCGTCGGGTTGTTCTCCCGGAGGCGCGCGGCGGCCTCCTCCACGCTCGCGTAGTGCTTGCGGCGGGGGCGCCGCTGGGCATCCTCCAGAAAGCCGCGCAGCCGGTCCAGCGCGCCCTCCGGGGGGCCGCCCAGGGGGCCCAGGCTCTCGATGAGGGTGAGGCTCTGGACGCGAGCGGGGCGCGCGGCGGCATAGGCGGCGCCGACGATGCCCCCCAGCGAGTGGCCCACCAGGTGGACCTTGTCCAGGTGGAGCCCGTCGAGCGTGCACTCCACATCGAGCAGGTAGTCGGCGAAGGAGTAGCTGCCCCCGGGCGGCACGTGGGCGCTGCGCCCCATGCCCCGGAAGTCCAGGAGGATGAGCCGCCAGGTGTCCGGCAGGTGCTCCAGCACCCAGTCGAAGCTGCGCGAGTGGTCCAACCAGCCGTGGAGGAACAGCACGGCGCGGCTGCCCTCGGGGTGGCGCTGGCGGACGTGCAGGGCCAGACCGTGGGCCGACAGGCTGTGGGGCTCGAAGGATGGGGGCACGCGGGTCTCCTGGGACCCCCGCTTATCCCGTTCGGGAGGCGGAAGATATGTCCGCCTCCCGAAAGGCCTGCTTCCCTACATCGCTTGCCTACACCGAGGTCTGCATCACCTTGTCCAGGGTGATGGGCAAGTCCCGCACGCGCTTGCCGGTGGCGTGGAAGACGGCGTTGGCCACGGCGGCGGCGATGCCCGTGGTGGCAATCTCACCAATGCCCTTGATGCCCATGGAGTTGACGTGGGGGTCCACCTCCTCGACGAAGAGCACGTCGATGTCGGGCACGTCCGCGTGCACGGGCACGTGGTACTCGGCCAGGTCCGCCGTCATGACGCGGCCCAGGCGCGGGTCTCTCAGCGTCTCCTCGGTGAGCGCCATGCCAAGGCCGAAGATGGCGCCGCCGAGAATCTGGCTGCGCGCCGTCTTGGCGTTGAGGATGCGGCCGGCGGCCATGGCCGAGACGATGCGGCTGATGCGCACGGTGCCCAGCACCTCGTCCACGCGCACCTCGACGAAGTGGGCGCCGAAGGCGTAGCCGGAGTGCTTCTGCTTGTCGGGGAGCTCGGGGACGGTGTCCGCCTTGCCCTCCACGTGCGGAAGCTGCTTGCGCGCGAGGAGCTGCGCGAACGTCTCCGCCTTCTTCCGGTCCTTGCGCGAGACGAGCGAGCCGCCCTCGGTGAGCACGTCCTGCGCGGCCAGGCCGTGCAGGGGCGAGCCCGTGTCCGCGATGGCCAGCTTCACCAGCTCCTGGAGCACCTGCTTGGAGGCGTTCTGGATGGCGGGCGCGGCCGAGGCGGTGCTGGCCGAGCCGCCGGCGAGCGGCCCGGGGGGCAGCACCGTGTCCCCCATCTCCATGCGGACCTTGTCCGGGGCCACGCCCAGCGTGTCGGCGGCCACCTGGGTGAAGACAGTGTAGGCCCCGGTGCCGATGTCCGCGGCGGCGCACTGCACGGTGGCCGAGCCATCCGCCAGCAGGCGCACCGTGGCGGTGCACTGGAAGCGCATGGCGGGGAAGAGCGCGGTGGCCATGCCCGAGCCGATGAGCACCTCCCCGTCCCGGGTGGCCCGGGGCTGCAGCGAGCGCTTCTTCCACCCGAAGCGCTCGGCCCCCACGCGGTAGCACTCGAGCAGCGACTTGCTGCTCCAGGGCCGGTTGTGCTCGGGGTCCATGTCCGCGTGGTTGATGCGCCGCAGCTCCAGCGGATCCATCTTCAGCGCGTGCGCCAGCTCGTCCAGCGCGCTCTCCAGCGCGTAGGTGCCGGGGGCCTCGCCCGGGCCGCGCATGAAGGTGGGCGTGCCCGCGTTGAGCCGCACCACCTTCTGCGAGGTGTGCACGTTGGGGCACGCGTACAGCATGTTGGAGGTGTTGGTGAACGGCTCGGAGAAGCTGTCCTTCTCGGAGGTCTCCGAGAAGCCCGTGTGGCGCAGGGCGGTGAGCTTGCCCTTGGCGGTGGCGCCCAGCTCCACCTTCTGGACCGTGTGCGGCCGGTAGCCCACCAGGGTGTTCATCTGCTGGCGCGTGAGCACCAGCTTCACCGGGCGGTTCACGGCCTTGGCGGCCAGCACGCTCAGGATGCTGTGGGACCAGGGCAGCGCCTTGCAGCCGAAGCCCCCGCCCACGTAGCGCGAGATGACGCGGACGTTGTCCGGCGGCAGCCCGGAGAGCTGGGCGAGGAACATCCGGACGAAGTGGACGCCTTGGTTGGCGTCGTACACCGTCAGGTGCTCGGGGTCGTCCCACACGGCGATGGCCGCGTGGGGCTCCAGGGGGTTGTGCGTCTCGGTGGGCGTCGTGTACGTGGCCTCCACGCGCACGGCGGCCGAGGCCAGCGCGGCCTTCACGTCCCCGCGCTCGTGGCCCGGCGGCGGGGCGCCGAAGTTGCCCTGGGCCGGCTCCGCGCCCCCCATGCCCGCCTCGAGATCCAACGACGCGGGCTTCTCCACGTAGAAGGTGCGCACGAGGGAGGCGGCGTGGGTGGCGCGCTCGAAGGTGTCGGCCACCACCACGCCGATGGGCTGGCCGTTGTAGAACACCTCGCTGTCCTGCATGGCGGCGAGCCGCGGCATGATGGGGTTGGCCATGTACTTGTCCGCGCCCGCCAGCTTGGGCGCGTTGCGCGGGGTGAGCACCGCGAGCACGCCCGGGGCGCGCTCGGCCTCGGCGGTCTGCATGCGCAGCACGCTGCCGCGAGGCACCGTGCTCTGGATGATGGCCGCGTAGACCATGCCCGGCGGGTTGTACTCGGCCGCGTAGAGCGCCTTGCCCGTCACCTTCAGCTTGCCGTCCACCCGGCTCATGGGCGGACCAATGAGTTTGCTGCTCATGAGCGGCCTCCCAGCGTCGTCAGGGCGCGCACGATGATTCGCTGCGCCAGCTCTACCTTGAACCCGTTGTGCTCGCGTGCCTTGGCCCCCTCCAGCGCGGCCTTCGCCGCCTCCTGGAACAGCTGGGGCGAGGGCGCCTGGCCCACCAGCTTCTGCTCGGCGGCCACGGCGCGCCACGGCTTGGTGGCCACGCCGCCCAGCGCCAGCCGCGCCTGGCGGATGACGCCGCCCTCCACCTCCAGCGCGGCGGCGACCGACGCCAGCGCGAAGGCGTAGGAGGCCCGGTCCCGGACCTTGATGTACAGCGAGCGCTTCGCGGCCGGCAGGGCGGGCACATCCACCGAGAGCACCAGGTCCCCGTGCTCCAGCACCGTCTCGCGCTGGGGCGTGGTGCCCGGCATCAGGTGGAAGTCGGTGAAGGGCACGGTGCGCTCGCCCTTCGGGCCCTGGATGCGCACGGTGGCGCCCAGCGCGGCCAGGGGCACGCTCATGTCGGAGGGGTGGGTGGCGATGCAGGTCTCACTCACGCCCAGCACGGCGTGGCCGCGGTTGATGCCCTCCAGCGCGGAGCAGCCCGAGCCGGGCTGGCGCTTGTTGCAGGGGGTGGTGACGTCGCGGAAGTACGGGCAGCGGGTGCGCTGCAGGATGTTGCCGCCCACGGTGGCCATGTTGCGGATCTGCCCCGAGGCGCCCGCGAGCAGGGCCTCGGAGAGCATCGGGTAGCGCTCGCGGATGAGCGGGTGGAAGGCCACGTCGCTGTTGCGCGCCAGGGCGCCCAGGCGCATGCCCCCATCGGGCAGCTCCTCAATCTGCGCGAGCGGCAGCTTGCGCACGTCCACGAGCAGGGCGGGCGTCTCCACGCCCAGCTTCATCAGGTCCAAGAGACCCGTGCCGCCGGCGAGGAAGGTGGCCTCCTTCACGCGGCTGACCCGCTCCACGCTGGAGCCCAGCTCCTTCGGTTGTTCATAGTGAAAAGGATGCATGGTGGTTTCCCCGGGCCTACTGCTTCGGCTGACGCCGCACCTGTTGAATGGCGGCGATGATGTTGGGATAGGCGCTGCAGCGGCAGAGGTTGCCGCTCATGGCCTCACGTACGTCCGTGTCCGAGGCACCGCAGGGCTCCTTCATCAGCCCCGCCGCGCTCATGATCTGCCCCGGCGTGCAGTAGCCGCACTGGAAGGCGTCCTGCTCGATGAAGGCCTGCTGCAGCGGGTGCAGCGTGTCGCCCTCGGCGAGCCCCTCCACCGTCTGGATCTTCGTGCCCTGCTGCATGACGGCGAGCGACAGACAGCTCAGCTCGCGCCGGCCATCCACGAGCACTGTGCAGGCGCCGCACTGGCCATGGTCACATCCCTTCTTGGTCCCGGTGAGCCCCATGCGCTCGCGCAGCGCATCCAAGAGGCTGGTGCGGGAGTCCACCTTCAACATCTGCTCCTGGCCGTTGACGTGGAGGGAGACCTCCAGCTCGGAAGGCGCGGCGGGCAGCTCCGTGTCTCCCCCCGCCGAGGGCGCCTCGGAGGTGTGACGGCACGCTTCCAACAACAGGGCACTGCCCACCGTGGCGGTGGCGATGAATTCCCGCCGGGTGCTTCCACCCGGGGCTTCATCCGCCTGCCTTTCGGGGTGAGCCTGCTCGTCCGGCAACGGCTGCTTCGGATGCATCATGGCACCTCCAAGAGGACAACGGACCTACGCTAATCAGAATGCTCTGCTTCGGGCCACTCCCATGACGAGCGGTAGCTTCCATCGGACTGTGTGCCCTCGATGAAGCGCGCATAGAAGGGATGCGCGCTCAAGGTGGCCGAGTCCCCCACGACGAACAGGTGCCGCCGGGCCCGCGTCATCGCCACGTTCATGCGGCGCAAATCCGTGAGGAAGCCAAGGTTTCCGTCCGCGTTGGAACGTGTGAGGCTCACAAGAATCGCGTCCTTCTCGCGGCCCTGGAAGGCGTCCACGGTGTCCACCTCGATGTCGGGGGAGAGGGTCTCCACGCGCTCGCGCAGGTGGAAGGCCTGGGCGCTGTAGGGGGCGATGACCGCCAGCTCCCGGGGCGAGAGGCCGGCGGCGAGCAGGGCCTTCACCCGGGCGACGATGAGGTCTCCCTCTCCGGGATTGAAGAGGCTGTGGGTGCTCTCCTCCTCCTGCTCCTCGAAGCCCTTGCCGGCGGTGTCCAGGAAGAGCACCGGCGGGGCATCCAGCTCCACGCCCGGGGTGAGCACCGGCGCCAGGGTGCGCCCGGCCACGCTCTCGTGGGCGCGCAGCTCCCCGCCGTACATCTCGCGCGAGGGGAACTCCATGATGCGCGCGTTCATGCGGTACTGCTCGCGCAGCATCCGCTTCACGCCCTCGCCGTGGTCCCCGAGCAGCCGCTCGAAGAGGCTCACCCCCAGGCCCGCCTTCGCGGCCTCCTGGGAGAGCACGGTGGGCGGCAGCTGCTGCGGGTCTCCGGCGAGCACCAGCTTGGGGGCGCGCAGGAAGCCCAGCAGCGTTAGCGGCTCGGTGGCCTGGGTGGCCTCGTCGATGAGGGCCCGGTCGAACTCCTCGTGGGCGAGCACGCCGGAGCCGAGGCTGGCCAGGGTGACGCAGATGACCTGGGCGCGCTCCAGCACCGCGCGCACGGCCTTGCGCTCCAGCGCGCGCGCATCGTCCATGAGCCCCTTGGCCTCGGCGGTGGAGGAGCGCGCGTTGGAGAAGCGCTCGCGGCTGCGGCCCTGGGTGCGCTGGCGGCGCGCGTAGCCGAACAGGGAGAAGGCCTCGTCGAACAGCTCGCGGGAGAGGACGCGGTCGGGGTGCTCCTCCACGACGATGTCCAGCGTGTGCTCCTGGAAGCGGGGGGCCACGCGCGCCGGGTGGCCCACGCGGATGGCGCGCAGCCCCTGCTCCAGGCACAGCTCCAGCAGGTGGTCCACCGCGGCGTTGCTCGCGGCGGTGCACAGCAGCCGCTCGCCCCGGGCCACCGCCTGCACGGCCACCTCCGCGAGCACGGTGCTCTTGCCGGTGCCGGGCGGGCCGTGGACGAGGAAGAAGTCCTCGGCGGCCAGCGCGCGGCTCACCGCGTCCGCCTGCTCGGGGTTGAGCGGGCGCGAGGGGGGCGTGGCGGAGGGCTTCTCGAAGCGGGGCGGCTCGTTGCCGAGCAGCACCTCGCGCCGGCGGCGCTCGACGCCCTTTTCCAGGGCCTTCACCCGCGCGAGCCCGGCGCGCATGCGCTCGTACGTCACGTCGTTGGGGACGACGTCCAGGCGCAGCAGCCCCTCGTGGAGGAAGGGCGGCGGGGCCCGGTCGAAGGCGAGCTGGAGCCGGGTGCGCGTGGCGCGCGAGACGAGCGCCTGCGCGGGCTCCTTCACCTCGGCGCGGCGGGGCATCACCGCGACGGAGTCGCCGTTGTGGATGCGGGCGGGGAAGGGGGCCCGGTCCGCGCGGGCCAGCGTAATCAGGATGCGCCCGCCGAGGCCCACCTCCTCCTCGATGCTCTCCAGGTCCAGCACGGAGAGCCCCTGCTCGGCGCGCTCGCTCAAGGTGAGGCGCTCGGAGAGGGCGGCGGAGCGGGCGCGTTCCGCCTCGCGCTCCAGGGACAGGAGCCTGCCGAGCTGATCAAAGAAGGAGACGTCTCGGGACATGGGAGGGTGGGCTTCCACGCGCCGTCGGGGCGAAAGGCAAGGAGGACGGACGCCCCATGGTAGTCCGCCGCGTGGCGGGGGCCCAGTCACTCTTCAGTTGTCAGGCTATGAAAGCTTCGAGACCTCGGAGACCGAGGCTGCCGCTTCCAACGGCAACGGGCTGGCCGGGGGGGCCGCTGGCATCCACCAGCGGCGCAGAGGGGCCACGAGCCACTCGAAACGGAACTCCTCGCTGAACGGCCGGAGCAGCAGGATGAGCGCTCCGAACATGACGAGCACGAAACTGATCAGCCCATGAAAGAGGGCAATGCCCGCGTGGAAGGCGAATCCCAGGGGCAACAGCACCTGGCGGCCCGTGGGGCCCAGCAGCAGCCCTGCCGCGAGGCCGAGCTCGAGCAGGAGCACGGACCAGGTCAGCAACGCCACGATCGGGTGGCTCAGGAGCGGGAGCATCCATCGGGCCAGCCAGTCAGGCGCCCCGACGCTCGGATCCAGCAGCCAGTAATAGAGCGCTGTCCCATCCACCCACTCCGGCACCTGGAACTTCCCGAT includes the following:
- a CDS encoding (2Fe-2S)-binding protein; its protein translation is MMHPKQPLPDEQAHPERQADEAPGGSTRREFIATATVGSALLLEACRHTSEAPSAGGDTELPAAPSELEVSLHVNGQEQMLKVDSRTSLLDALRERMGLTGTKKGCDHGQCGACTVLVDGRRELSCLSLAVMQQGTKIQTVEGLAEGDTLHPLQQAFIEQDAFQCGYCTPGQIMSAAGLMKEPCGASDTDVREAMSGNLCRCSAYPNIIAAIQQVRRQPKQ
- a CDS encoding alpha/beta fold hydrolase, whose protein sequence is MPPSFEPHSLSAHGLALHVRQRHPEGSRAVLFLHGWLDHSRSFDWVLEHLPDTWRLILLDFRGMGRSAHVPPGGSYSFADYLLDVECTLDGLHLDKVHLVGHSLGGIVGAAYAAARPARVQSLTLIESLGPLGGPPEGALDRLRGFLEDAQRRPRRKHYASVEEAAARLRENNPTLTEAASLHLARYGTEPLEGGVVFRFDPLHRRRFGHGFDEAQWLAILGAITCPVQLLHGSHGLSFEDPQTRARLAALRSPPPLTLSGGHHVHMEQPEAVARALEHFIR
- a CDS encoding xanthine dehydrogenase family protein molybdopterin-binding subunit, with amino-acid sequence MSSKLIGPPMSRVDGKLKVTGKALYAAEYNPPGMVYAAIIQSTVPRGSVLRMQTAEAERAPGVLAVLTPRNAPKLAGADKYMANPIMPRLAAMQDSEVFYNGQPIGVVVADTFERATHAASLVRTFYVEKPASLDLEAGMGGAEPAQGNFGAPPPGHERGDVKAALASAAVRVEATYTTPTETHNPLEPHAAIAVWDDPEHLTVYDANQGVHFVRMFLAQLSGLPPDNVRVISRYVGGGFGCKALPWSHSILSVLAAKAVNRPVKLVLTRQQMNTLVGYRPHTVQKVELGATAKGKLTALRHTGFSETSEKDSFSEPFTNTSNMLYACPNVHTSQKVVRLNAGTPTFMRGPGEAPGTYALESALDELAHALKMDPLELRRINHADMDPEHNRPWSSKSLLECYRVGAERFGWKKRSLQPRATRDGEVLIGSGMATALFPAMRFQCTATVRLLADGSATVQCAAADIGTGAYTVFTQVAADTLGVAPDKVRMEMGDTVLPPGPLAGGSASTASAAPAIQNASKQVLQELVKLAIADTGSPLHGLAAQDVLTEGGSLVSRKDRKKAETFAQLLARKQLPHVEGKADTVPELPDKQKHSGYAFGAHFVEVRVDEVLGTVRISRIVSAMAAGRILNAKTARSQILGGAIFGLGMALTEETLRDPRLGRVMTADLAEYHVPVHADVPDIDVLFVEEVDPHVNSMGIKGIGEIATTGIAAAVANAVFHATGKRVRDLPITLDKVMQTSV
- a CDS encoding serine/threonine protein kinase, with translation MGQVFLARQKGPVGFQKLLVVKRLLPHLSEEEEFIQMFLDEARIAALLNHPNIAQIYELGEVDGIYFIAMEYVHGEAIAEVNKRAVQRKGHMPLELKCRVIADAAAGLDAAHHARSPSGRKLSLIHRDVSPQNVLVGFNGSVKIIDFGVAKAAGKLAQTVVGTIKGKHAYMSPEQARGEPLDHRSDVFGLGTVFYELLTQTRLFKRESELATLKAVVGTKVVAPSEVTPGIPKALDAVVLKALARNRDERFGTAGELQLAIEDFLVKHRLPGTTGHLAAFMRELYTEELEEEFSTEPTIIAYDPRLMGGRKAQAPGEETSGPTAVAPPPKAPAAAKAVPPARVPKSMQGTEQKEISRKTTVPPKGGKGEK
- a CDS encoding FAD binding domain-containing protein, translated to MHPFHYEQPKELGSSVERVSRVKEATFLAGGTGLLDLMKLGVETPALLVDVRKLPLAQIEELPDGGMRLGALARNSDVAFHPLIRERYPMLSEALLAGASGQIRNMATVGGNILQRTRCPYFRDVTTPCNKRQPGSGCSALEGINRGHAVLGVSETCIATHPSDMSVPLAALGATVRIQGPKGERTVPFTDFHLMPGTTPQRETVLEHGDLVLSVDVPALPAAKRSLYIKVRDRASYAFALASVAAALEVEGGVIRQARLALGGVATKPWRAVAAEQKLVGQAPSPQLFQEAAKAALEGAKAREHNGFKVELAQRIIVRALTTLGGRS
- a CDS encoding choice-of-anchor D domain-containing protein, whose protein sequence is MGQGWGWGRVLGLATVAAMAACHEPGRTRAVEAAAVVDTEALDFGEVPVGEWREREVLIRNVGYVPFSALEALALEGNPSYQVELTNGGGRVMPGESLPVKVRFHPLREGSIEERVRVATDANTGNEHTVRILGMGAPTQVGIQPPVLDFETLEVDSDRTLSLTITNPVDLPLTVTLGGEYAGTFSTDTITIPPHSTQQVSAKYLPRELGKMGARVEVRSCDGCTPSTADLAGHSVASAFVFEPTPVPFAPIPVHERTETVARARNITWRPVTISALNTSDVSFSTMTQLDGRAVQPGEAVDVRMEFAARASGPKVANLTVNYASDKARKTDVMLDARGGQPTLAVAPVALDFGELPVGGKLGKTIRITNGGTNGNLLFRGVRAGGGAGNFSVNVPTRGTQTYPWTGGAWPDLQAGDVPIAPGTDALDIQVFFEPTLDGNHSATLTLLSSDPFTPERTIVLTGRARVSGPCVFELTPQPALDFGNVVPGRGAVLGFRIGNPNRAECAVKDIHVSNSANGAFYMPGGRIDGGILAYDTAFSAQIAFRPPAAGTYAGELKITVNNPSQPTVTLPLRGVSETSCLVAAPSFVDFGPIRYDCQTQPRRTLISNRCYQPITVTSAEIGAGTSTQFQLANPLTAPRTLAPGEGFELEVTYSRTVLGQHFSPLFLRTDSEPNPLLVPLLAETNHEGLQLDQFTQGTDSQLDVLFVVSNTTTMQPYQQRLKAALPGWLEHARQQGVDVRAGVTSTGLVARGATCGGGAQGGEAGRLFPVDGSRSRVVSSTSPTAAQTLQSNVEVGVCHNLVQGLETTRQALSSPLVDSVDDVRTPQPNDGNLGLLRDTARLAVVTLADEDDHSGFAPDSYIQFLQAMKGPGMTHRTQFYALVPTDGSCSTAGDSGARFAEVAQATGGAVGSVCQGSYESFLERLIRRAGEPQADFTLTAQPSTTDAMTVRVQGRTLDPSQWTYDGARNAVVFRQGAVPQTGQNIQIRYRSVCQGL
- a CDS encoding AAA domain-containing protein — its product is MSRDVSFFDQLGRLLSLEREAERARSAALSERLTLSERAEQGLSVLDLESIEEEVGLGGRILITLARADRAPFPARIHNGDSVAVMPRRAEVKEPAQALVSRATRTRLQLAFDRAPPPFLHEGLLRLDVVPNDVTYERMRAGLARVKALEKGVERRRREVLLGNEPPRFEKPSATPPSRPLNPEQADAVSRALAAEDFFLVHGPPGTGKSTVLAEVAVQAVARGERLLCTAASNAAVDHLLELCLEQGLRAIRVGHPARVAPRFQEHTLDIVVEEHPDRVLSRELFDEAFSLFGYARRQRTQGRSRERFSNARSSTAEAKGLMDDARALERKAVRAVLERAQVICVTLASLGSGVLAHEEFDRALIDEATQATEPLTLLGFLRAPKLVLAGDPQQLPPTVLSQEAAKAGLGVSLFERLLGDHGEGVKRMLREQYRMNARIMEFPSREMYGGELRAHESVAGRTLAPVLTPGVELDAPPVLFLDTAGKGFEEQEEESTHSLFNPGEGDLIVARVKALLAAGLSPRELAVIAPYSAQAFHLRERVETLSPDIEVDTVDAFQGREKDAILVSLTRSNADGNLGFLTDLRRMNVAMTRARRHLFVVGDSATLSAHPFYARFIEGTQSDGSYRSSWEWPEAEHSD